From the Helianthus annuus cultivar XRQ/B chromosome 17, HanXRQr2.0-SUNRISE, whole genome shotgun sequence genome, the window TGGAGCAACAGCTTCTCCTTTTATCGGGTTACCGGAAACCTCACATTTAGGGTGGGGCCACTGGTTTACTCTGAGGGACCTTGAGCAAGCGACACGTAGATTCTCCAATGAAAATGTGGTTGGTGAGGGTGGATATGGGGTGGTATATAAAGGCACATTAATTAATGGGACCGAAGTAGCAGTGAAGAAGCTGCTTAACAATTTGTGAGTTTAATGTTTGTTTGTTATTATTAAGGTTTTATTATTGTATTATAATGTTATTGTGTGGTATTATGCATAGGGGGCAAGCAGAGAAAGAATTTAGAGTTGAAGTGGAAGCTATAGGGCATGTTCGACACAAGAATCTTGTTCGGCTTCTAGGGTATTGCATTGAAGGAACCCAAAGGTAAATTTCTTTCTCTATTTAATACAATTAAGTTCTaggtttctttttattttcttttattttgttctCTTAATTCTCTAGCTGGTCGCCTGGTCCTTTAGTCCATTATTTTTATGCTTTTTCATTTTGTTAAAAattgaagtttttttttattgATAGCTAATGTGTTACTTATGATCACTGAAACAATATTATTGCAATAATATTCTGTCttttaaattaaaacaattaGGAGGTTCAAGGTTGTATCagggctggcaaatcgtgtcttagcAGGTTTAACAGGTATCTGATAACGCGAACAACAAAAATTTTGAACATGAATACGACTcatttaactactttatatccaATGTTTATAAGACAGGTGTATATTTTATGCACCTAGAAGGATAAATAATGGTTCGTTGGACCCGTTTGAGATAAATCACTACCAAAGTTGACCCATTTATAAGTAAATGAGTTTAAAATTTCACGGggtaggttaacgtacaatagccCTTTAACGTGCAACGGTACGCAAGTAAATTACGCATGTTCATTTttaaattacgcacgttataataCATAATTACTCACGTTATTTGCATAATTATGCATGGgttgggttaaaccctaattactcacgttatttgcataatttgcatgggttgggttaaccctaattacgcatgttatttgcataatcacgcacgttattgTTCACTCCCACACTCTGTCACACATTAAGACCCTTTTGTATTTAGAACTTTCACAAGTTTTCACTACTATCGACTTATAATTTACGTTTTCTTAAATTACATAGGATGCTTGTTTATGAATACGTGGACAATGGAAACCTTGAACAATGGCTTCACGGAGACACTCGAGAAAGTGGTGTGCTTACTTGGGAAGCACGCATGAAGGTCCTTCTTGGTATTGCAAAAGCGTAAGTAAATCTTTTTATCGAATTGCTTCAGATGTATACTTGTTActtttttcatatattttttcaGCTTAACCGATTAAAATGTGCGCAGCATTAGCTTTTCGTCCATAAATGTATATTTGACTTTTGTTGTCTACATGTAATTTGTTTCGAGCAGATACATCCTTTAAATTCTGAAACTTTTGGGTACTGATTTTGCAGGCTTGCTTACCTGCATGAAGCTATAGAACCAAAGGTTGTGCATCGAGACATAAAATCAAGCAATATTTTGATCGATCATGATTTCAACGGCAAACTTTCTGACTTTGGATTGGCCAAGCTTTTGGATTCCGGAGAAAGTCACATAAATACCAGAGTTATGGGGACATTCGGGTGAGATTTCAACTTCTTGTTAAACGTCTGTACCATTATACGTAACATGAGTTAGAAATACAATTGGTAAAAGTAGAAGAATACtgtataagtttttttttatgttgTAATATGCACAGTTATGTGGCCCCGGAGTACGCAAATACGGGCATGTTAAACGAAAAGAGCGATATTTATAGTTTCGGTGTGCTCCTTCTGGAAGCAGTAACTGGAAGAGATCCAGTGGATTACAATCGTGTTGCTAATGAGGTAAAAATAACTAGTGTCATATTATTGcaaaagttatattatttcaataaGAAGCTTATTTTTATTTGACCGGTTTACTTTAAGGTAAGTCTTTTTATGTGCTGGTGTGATCAGTTAGAGATAAAACATAGTTGACCCGTTCAttagtaaacgggtcaaaaccgTCAGCTCCATGTGAAATAGCGCTACAATTTAGAATATTTTTCAAACTTGTTGCAGGTCAATCTTGTTGAGTGGCTGAAAATGATGGTGGGAAATAGAAAAGCAGAGGAAGTTGTTGACCCAAGTCTTGACCCGAAACCCTCAACACATGCTCTAAAACGTGCACTTCTGGTGGCGCTTAGATGTGTTGATCCTGAATCTGGGAAACGGCCTAAAATGAGTCAAGTCGTGAGAATGCTTGATTCAGATTTCCCATATCGTGAGGTAATACTCTCctatctttttttcttttttgtatttAACAATTAACAGGCATTGGTTAGGGGTAGTAAAATGGGTGGGCCTGGCAGGTTGGATAACGGGTGGgaacatgtattttttttttttttttttggcatgGGTCAAAAAAGCGGGATGATCCGAGCCTAATTTTCATCTAAaatttgtatttatttatttttgtaaataattagCGTGTCaaaaatgattacaaaaattttaatatatatagggttaggatcacgtgagaagcactaggctaactgagaaacttgagaagcattctggaccacacattttccctaagcttttcgtaatatacacatatgtatagtttaaaattaactatatacatatatcatatgtgtatatagtcaattttatactatacatatgtgtatattacgaaaagcttagggaaaatgtgtggtccagaatgcttctcaagtttctcaaatagggtggacttctcttaggatccctaccctatatggggttctagagtgaacactagtgtatttgtgaactgagtgaacaaatcctggccattgatttacacttgtggactgataatcaagggctaggattagttcacacATTTAGGGCTGTGAACGAACCGaatgttcagcgaacagttcgtgaaccgttcggcgggtagttcgtttatgtccgttcgattagcttaacgaacgaacacgaacaaaaaatttcgttcggttatattagcgaacgaacacgaacacaagtctcgttcgttcgactacgttcgtgaacgttcggtaatatgttcgtttacgttcgttcaTGTCCGTTTGAttatatcaaaaaaaaaataaataataaaccttttatctaaacatattgaaaacttgaaacactattttttctaagttagctaaaatttggacattctaaaacattttttgggataattatgtctaaattagttaaacttgattcattGTTTGGTGGTCTAGTAaccttcttgtgttttgatttatcatttgatggttgtatttaactacttatatccagGGGCGGACCCACGTTAAGCGGAACGGGGTCCctggaccccaatctttttttaAAAAGTAGTAGAAGTGGTATATAAAATTTTCTATGGACGCCATAAAATAATTTAGTTGGACCCCATAACAATGAGAGTGAGCCTGGTGCAGTGGTAAAACCCTTTGTTTACATACAAAAGGTTCCAAGTTCGATACTTGTTAGTTtcgtttttttgtgttttttttttaaacctgaTTTTAAATTAACCACTCTATTTTTTTTCCTATTTCAATTTTTTCTCACCTATATTTAGCTGAAAGTGTAGTAAATGAAACTTGTAATTTAGTTATGATATTGTTTTCTATTATGTTTctcgacccgacccgacccgaacaaCAACCGATCCAAAAGATTTGAACACCGGAAAAATGGACCCCATTGTCCAAAAAtcatgggtccgccactgcttATATCCATTGTTTAAGGATagcaatgtttttatttttttattttcaagttaaatgttcgtttgcgtttGTTTTTATTTGCTTGTGTTCGAGactagtgttcacgaactgttcgtgaacaactgaatttccttaacgaacgaacacggacataaacgtatgttcggtatgcgttcgtgaacagttcacaaacatgttaattttcttaacgaacgaacacgaacatggccttgttcgtgttcgttcggttcgtttacagccctacacaCATTTCACTATCAAgggggttgttcacaaatgaacctaacccatatatatatatattaaaatgatTTAGGAGGTTTTAGCATTTTATGCATAAAAAATTTCTGGACccataaataaacaaacaagtcgAATTTGTCAGCTCTTGTTTGGATGCTTTACTTTATCTACATGCTTCTTTTGTAATTATTGTAGTGAATACATGTATAAAGTCAAAGGTATTTCTTATCCCCTGATACAATAAAACATATTCTCATGCCTTTGCCATAAAGAATTTTAGGAAGATacattttttaattatattttcatGTATGCCATGCTATGAAACTTTTGTCCTGAAATATCCAATTATGGCAATGGATGCTTAATTTGTAGAATTTTAAACCTGATAGGAAAACAGATAATGTCTCTATTTGCTATTCATGTCATGGCTGTAGGGATGTATTTTATTCTCTCTGGGGATAAAATTATAAAATAGTAATCAAATTTCATTATTATTTGAATAAATTAACTCATAGTCTCATACCTTTTATAACTATAAAAACCACTCAAGTTTCTGTATTGTTCTACTGTTGTAAAATTTTGGCACTTGTTTTGTACCTTTTGGTGATTGTTGAGAAATAAAAGAAAGTAAAAACAGATAACGaaagccaaaaaaataaaaacggaaaaaaaGTTGAAAAAAGGAAGTTAAAAA encodes:
- the LOC110926268 gene encoding probable receptor-like protein kinase At2g42960, which encodes MSSLDTELSKKTSIMGLKLWVAICLCAGVLICIFLCLLSMWVTWQRKSRRRNRYPLSQIPNVSKDIRVDSVGGPGPHNNFEHPTATGNNGPGGNNKSSGKMLFQLGVSKSGGSDNGSHGSSMYERGRSQSAEEGTSGSIWKQSSLSHGATASPFIGLPETSHLGWGHWFTLRDLEQATRRFSNENVVGEGGYGVVYKGTLINGTEVAVKKLLNNLGQAEKEFRVEVEAIGHVRHKNLVRLLGYCIEGTQRMLVYEYVDNGNLEQWLHGDTRESGVLTWEARMKVLLGIAKALAYLHEAIEPKVVHRDIKSSNILIDHDFNGKLSDFGLAKLLDSGESHINTRVMGTFGYVAPEYANTGMLNEKSDIYSFGVLLLEAVTGRDPVDYNRVANEVNLVEWLKMMVGNRKAEEVVDPSLDPKPSTHALKRALLVALRCVDPESGKRPKMSQVVRMLDSDFPYREERRNRRSRTASMDSDTMSGSADIERPAV